In a single window of the Heliangelus exortis chromosome 1, bHelExo1.hap1, whole genome shotgun sequence genome:
- the ASB9 gene encoding ankyrin repeat and SOCS box protein 9 isoform X3 translates to MDEEGTNQSANKLQGTGVQASASSLSNPLMGDFVSDWSPLHDASVHGRLLTLKQLIKQGSDVNLVTADQVSPLHEACLGGHAACTSVLLKHGAQVNGVTVDWHTPLFCACVSGSVACLNLLLQHGASLHPPCDLASPIHEAAKRGHVQCVETLASHGVNIDHNIKHLGTPLYVACENQQVNCAKKLLESGANANSGKGLDSPLHSAARKCSEELVMLLIDFGADIWVKNAEGKRPMELVPHSSPVGQLFLQKEEEHPAART, encoded by the exons atgGATGAGGAGGGAACAAATCAAAGCGCCAACAAATTGCAAGGAACTGGAGTTCAGGCATCTGCATCTTCTCTATCAAACCCGCTGATGGGAG ACTTTGTTTCAGACTGGTCTCCTTTACATGATGCCTCCGTCCATGGGCGCCTGCTTACTTTGAAGCAACTCATCAAGCAG GGGAGTGATGTTAATCTTGTTACAGCAGACCAGGTGTCCCCTCTCCATGAAGCCTGCCTGGGTGGTCATGCTGCTTGTACCAGTGTCCTGCTAAAACATGGAGCTCAG GTGAATGGAGTTACTGTGGACTGGCACACACCATTGTTCTGTGCTTGTGTCAGTGGCAGTGTGGCTTGCTTGAATTTATTGCTTCAGCATGGAGCCAGCCTGCACCCACCCTGTGACCTGGCATCCCCCATCCATGAAGCTGCTAAAAGAG GTCATGTGCAATGTGTTGAAACCCTTGCATCCCATGGGGTAAATATAGATCACAACATCAAACATCTGGGTACTCCACTTTATGTAGCTTGTGAGAATCAGCAAGTGAACTGTGCCAAGAAGCTGCTTGAGtcag gAGCAAATGCGAACAGTGGCAAAGGCCTGGATTCCCCTCTGCACTCAGCTGCCAGGAAGTGCAGCGAGGAGCTGGTGATGCTGCTGATTGACTTTGGAGCAGATATTTGGGTGAAGAACGCTGAAGGGAAGAGGCCAATGGAGCTGGTCCCACACAGCAGCCCTGTGGGACAACTCTTCCTGCAGAAAGAAG AAGAACATCCTGCTGCCAGAACTTAA
- the ASB9 gene encoding ankyrin repeat and SOCS box protein 9 isoform X1: MDEEGTNQSANKLQGTGVQASASSLSNPLMGDFVSDWSPLHDASVHGRLLTLKQLIKQGSDVNLVTADQVSPLHEACLGGHAACTSVLLKHGAQVNGVTVDWHTPLFCACVSGSVACLNLLLQHGASLHPPCDLASPIHEAAKRGHVQCVETLASHGVNIDHNIKHLGTPLYVACENQQVNCAKKLLESGANANSGKGLDSPLHSAARKCSEELVMLLIDFGADIWVKNAEGKRPMELVPHSSPVGQLFLQKEGPLSLMQLCRLCIRRCFGHKQHQKIAGLLLPDELKHFLLHI, encoded by the exons atgGATGAGGAGGGAACAAATCAAAGCGCCAACAAATTGCAAGGAACTGGAGTTCAGGCATCTGCATCTTCTCTATCAAACCCGCTGATGGGAG ACTTTGTTTCAGACTGGTCTCCTTTACATGATGCCTCCGTCCATGGGCGCCTGCTTACTTTGAAGCAACTCATCAAGCAG GGGAGTGATGTTAATCTTGTTACAGCAGACCAGGTGTCCCCTCTCCATGAAGCCTGCCTGGGTGGTCATGCTGCTTGTACCAGTGTCCTGCTAAAACATGGAGCTCAG GTGAATGGAGTTACTGTGGACTGGCACACACCATTGTTCTGTGCTTGTGTCAGTGGCAGTGTGGCTTGCTTGAATTTATTGCTTCAGCATGGAGCCAGCCTGCACCCACCCTGTGACCTGGCATCCCCCATCCATGAAGCTGCTAAAAGAG GTCATGTGCAATGTGTTGAAACCCTTGCATCCCATGGGGTAAATATAGATCACAACATCAAACATCTGGGTACTCCACTTTATGTAGCTTGTGAGAATCAGCAAGTGAACTGTGCCAAGAAGCTGCTTGAGtcag gAGCAAATGCGAACAGTGGCAAAGGCCTGGATTCCCCTCTGCACTCAGCTGCCAGGAAGTGCAGCGAGGAGCTGGTGATGCTGCTGATTGACTTTGGAGCAGATATTTGGGTGAAGAACGCTGAAGGGAAGAGGCCAATGGAGCTGGTCCCACACAGCAGCCCTGTGGGACAACTCTTCCTGCAGAAAGAAG GGCCTCTGTCTTTGATGCAGTTGTGCCGTTTGTGCATCAGGAGGTGCTTTGGACACAAGCAGCATCAAAAGATAGCTGGACTTCTCCTCCCGGATGAGCTGAAACATTTCCTTCTTCACATTTAA
- the ASB9 gene encoding ankyrin repeat and SOCS box protein 9 isoform X2, producing MIFLLSACSLAESISASDFVSDWSPLHDASVHGRLLTLKQLIKQGSDVNLVTADQVSPLHEACLGGHAACTSVLLKHGAQVNGVTVDWHTPLFCACVSGSVACLNLLLQHGASLHPPCDLASPIHEAAKRGHVQCVETLASHGVNIDHNIKHLGTPLYVACENQQVNCAKKLLESGANANSGKGLDSPLHSAARKCSEELVMLLIDFGADIWVKNAEGKRPMELVPHSSPVGQLFLQKEGPLSLMQLCRLCIRRCFGHKQHQKIAGLLLPDELKHFLLHI from the exons atgatttttcttttgtctgccTGCTCCCTAGCAGAGTCAATAAGTGCTTCTG ACTTTGTTTCAGACTGGTCTCCTTTACATGATGCCTCCGTCCATGGGCGCCTGCTTACTTTGAAGCAACTCATCAAGCAG GGGAGTGATGTTAATCTTGTTACAGCAGACCAGGTGTCCCCTCTCCATGAAGCCTGCCTGGGTGGTCATGCTGCTTGTACCAGTGTCCTGCTAAAACATGGAGCTCAG GTGAATGGAGTTACTGTGGACTGGCACACACCATTGTTCTGTGCTTGTGTCAGTGGCAGTGTGGCTTGCTTGAATTTATTGCTTCAGCATGGAGCCAGCCTGCACCCACCCTGTGACCTGGCATCCCCCATCCATGAAGCTGCTAAAAGAG GTCATGTGCAATGTGTTGAAACCCTTGCATCCCATGGGGTAAATATAGATCACAACATCAAACATCTGGGTACTCCACTTTATGTAGCTTGTGAGAATCAGCAAGTGAACTGTGCCAAGAAGCTGCTTGAGtcag gAGCAAATGCGAACAGTGGCAAAGGCCTGGATTCCCCTCTGCACTCAGCTGCCAGGAAGTGCAGCGAGGAGCTGGTGATGCTGCTGATTGACTTTGGAGCAGATATTTGGGTGAAGAACGCTGAAGGGAAGAGGCCAATGGAGCTGGTCCCACACAGCAGCCCTGTGGGACAACTCTTCCTGCAGAAAGAAG GGCCTCTGTCTTTGATGCAGTTGTGCCGTTTGTGCATCAGGAGGTGCTTTGGACACAAGCAGCATCAAAAGATAGCTGGACTTCTCCTCCCGGATGAGCTGAAACATTTCCTTCTTCACATTTAA